From Paenibacillus graminis, a single genomic window includes:
- a CDS encoding DUF116 domain-containing protein, with amino-acid sequence MRESSDELTYSLTGEDGSAGPYYRDVALLTDEVLVKLHEDQSIAKFGRYIALRKLETWNPDIYALEWLMIGVLWNVYKARATVGSVAAGRLLSSLYSLKSRGREARKAVDRVKGIAGTTVLARHQKAAGCLQLHSLTRLIGWLRASGEFEQESRRLKIWLDFLRGLPGKESAGILHRAVQKASWFERRSLECLGSYTSKVEAYIENNRQRLKWQENRIFCSRERVEYHLNMVGAEIMNRVFHAGFQAAPEKIVFLPICMRNKSAEACRAVQEGPGYVCRRCSKTCRVHAVTAMAETCGSKVLMIPHASTAFGKERIPEGKVGIVGIACVLNLISGGYKARDIGYLPQCVLLHYSGCAMHWHPKGIGTCIDMDRLHAMLEQGEPSSNPE; translated from the coding sequence TTGCGTGAGAGCAGCGATGAGCTAACGTACTCCTTAACCGGGGAAGACGGAAGTGCCGGGCCGTACTATCGGGACGTTGCTCTTTTAACAGATGAAGTTCTGGTGAAATTGCATGAAGACCAATCAATAGCCAAGTTTGGCCGGTACATAGCATTAAGAAAGCTGGAAACCTGGAATCCCGATATCTATGCGCTGGAATGGCTGATGATTGGCGTACTGTGGAACGTATATAAGGCAAGAGCAACGGTGGGAAGTGTGGCTGCCGGCCGGCTTCTTTCATCATTGTACAGTCTCAAAAGCCGAGGCCGTGAGGCGCGCAAAGCCGTGGACCGGGTGAAGGGGATCGCTGGAACTACCGTGTTGGCCCGGCACCAAAAAGCTGCTGGGTGCTTACAGCTGCATTCATTAACCAGACTGATTGGATGGCTGCGCGCCAGCGGAGAATTCGAGCAGGAGAGCAGGCGGCTGAAGATCTGGCTGGATTTTCTCAGAGGATTGCCGGGTAAAGAGAGCGCGGGCATACTGCACCGGGCTGTGCAGAAGGCTTCTTGGTTTGAGCGGCGCAGTCTGGAGTGCCTCGGCAGCTATACTTCCAAGGTAGAGGCTTATATTGAGAATAACCGCCAGCGGTTGAAGTGGCAGGAAAACCGTATTTTCTGCAGCCGGGAACGGGTGGAGTACCATTTGAACATGGTCGGCGCGGAAATCATGAACCGGGTTTTCCACGCTGGCTTCCAGGCGGCACCTGAGAAAATAGTATTCCTGCCCATCTGCATGCGCAACAAATCTGCCGAGGCTTGCCGGGCAGTGCAGGAAGGACCGGGATATGTGTGCAGACGCTGCTCCAAAACCTGCCGGGTACATGCAGTTACAGCGATGGCTGAAACCTGTGGCAGCAAGGTGCTGATGATTCCGCATGCCTCAACGGCCTTTGGGAAAGAACGCATCCCTGAGGGAAAAGTCGGGATTGTCGGCATAGCCTGTGTGCTGAATCTCATCTCCGGCGGCTATAAAGCCCGTGATATCGGATATCTTCCGCAATGTGTGCTGCTCCATTATTCAGGCTGTGCGATGCATTGGCATCCGAAGGGCATCGGGACCTGTATCGATATGGACCGTCTGCATGCTATGCTGGAACAGGGGGAGCCTTCAAGCAATCCTGAATAA
- a CDS encoding AraC family transcriptional regulator — MKSTLVFCETEEMTALPLYATTIGFWEHQPEMERPAGFPDYQLHQVLEGKGELFLKDKHYIVEPGDVFFLFPHVAHAYAPISAAWKLSWVSFNGREAGSLLAYAGIRESGTGRLNGLSLLEPLQKMLELSHGNSLQMNLERSKLMYALMLELKVQLAAPAGGPDELERIKPVLEHIESNLHRTLPLKELAEIASISPQYLCRLFQRTLHERPVTYINKQRINRSKQLMFSGREKKIYEIAEQAGFENTSYFCAVFKRVTGMRPEEFKRLHGLEG, encoded by the coding sequence ATGAAGAGCACACTGGTCTTTTGCGAAACGGAAGAGATGACGGCATTGCCGCTGTATGCGACTACAATCGGGTTCTGGGAGCATCAGCCGGAAATGGAGCGGCCTGCTGGATTCCCGGACTATCAGCTGCATCAGGTTCTTGAGGGCAAAGGAGAGCTGTTCTTGAAGGACAAACATTACATTGTGGAGCCGGGGGATGTCTTTTTTCTTTTTCCGCATGTTGCCCATGCCTACGCACCGATCAGCGCAGCCTGGAAGCTGTCCTGGGTTTCTTTTAATGGAAGAGAGGCGGGAAGTCTGCTGGCATATGCCGGAATCCGGGAGTCCGGAACGGGGCGGCTAAACGGGCTCTCACTACTGGAGCCTCTGCAAAAAATGCTGGAGCTCTCGCATGGCAATAGTCTCCAGATGAATCTGGAGCGTTCCAAGCTGATGTATGCACTGATGCTGGAGCTCAAAGTTCAGCTGGCGGCACCGGCAGGCGGACCGGATGAGCTGGAACGCATCAAGCCGGTGCTGGAGCATATCGAAAGCAACCTGCACCGGACACTGCCGCTCAAAGAATTGGCCGAGATAGCTTCGATCTCGCCGCAATATTTATGCCGGCTGTTTCAGCGGACGCTGCACGAACGGCCGGTAACCTATATCAACAAGCAGCGGATCAACCGCAGCAAGCAGCTGATGTTCAGCGGCAGGGAGAAGAAGATTTATGAGATTGCAGAGCAGGCGGGGTTTGAGAACACCAGCTATTTTTGCGCAGTCTTCAAACGGGTCACCGGCATGAGACCAGAGGAGTTTAAGCGGCTGCATGGGCTGGAGGGCTGA
- a CDS encoding aldo/keto reductase, whose amino-acid sequence MPKDLQDTTALYNGVSMPWFGLGVFKVDEGPELENAVKAAIKHGYRSIDTAAIYGNEEGVGRGIRQGLEDAGTGREELFVTSKVWNADLGYESTLAAYETSLNKLGLDYLDLYLIHWPVEGKFKEAWRALETIYKEGRVKAIGVSNFQIHHLEELMRDAELKPMVNQVEYHPRLTQKELQTYCKAQGIQLEAWSPLMQGQLLDHPDIKEIADKYNKSIAQVILRWDLQNGVVTIPKSTKENRIVENANVFDFVLTKEDMEQIDSLNQNHRVGPDPDNFDF is encoded by the coding sequence ATGCCAAAAGATTTACAAGATACAACTGCTCTATATAATGGTGTGAGCATGCCGTGGTTTGGTTTGGGCGTATTTAAAGTGGACGAAGGTCCTGAACTCGAAAATGCGGTAAAGGCGGCTATCAAACACGGGTACCGCAGCATCGATACGGCCGCCATCTATGGCAATGAAGAGGGAGTTGGACGGGGAATTCGCCAAGGGCTCGAAGATGCCGGTACCGGCAGAGAAGAACTATTTGTGACATCCAAAGTATGGAATGCCGATTTGGGGTATGAGTCTACGCTGGCAGCCTATGAGACAAGCCTTAACAAGCTGGGTCTGGATTACCTGGATTTGTACCTGATTCACTGGCCGGTAGAAGGGAAGTTCAAGGAAGCTTGGAGAGCCTTGGAGACCATTTATAAAGAAGGCCGTGTCAAAGCGATTGGTGTAAGCAACTTCCAAATTCATCATCTTGAAGAGTTAATGCGAGATGCGGAACTTAAACCTATGGTGAATCAAGTGGAGTATCATCCGCGTTTGACCCAAAAGGAATTGCAAACATATTGCAAAGCGCAAGGCATTCAATTGGAAGCATGGTCTCCATTAATGCAGGGTCAACTGCTGGATCATCCGGACATCAAAGAAATTGCAGATAAATATAACAAATCCATTGCCCAAGTTATACTGCGCTGGGACTTGCAGAATGGTGTAGTGACGATTCCGAAATCCACTAAAGAAAACCGGATTGTTGAAAATGCCAACGTGTTCGATTTTGTATTAACGAAAGAAGACATGGAACAAATCGACAGTTTGAATCAGAATCACCGGGTCGGCCCAGATCCAGACAATTTTGATTTTTAA
- a CDS encoding sedoheptulokinase, with product MRTIGIDIGTTSITGLVYDLEHRRVLHQITAKNSAHISGCGRIWERLQDPSAILGLVQGISEQLLSREPEVQGIGFTGQMHGIVYIDAAGKHVSPLYTWQDGRGSVPYDEFHTHAQKLSEDTGYPVAPGYGLATHFYNLRHGLVPIEAVSLCTIADYAAMRLAESSEPVIDSTQAAGLGCYSLPNGAFDMAAIERSGIHSDLLPRVVQSGTLVGLTRQGIPVYTSLGDNQASFIGSVPFPEEALLLNIGTGSQLSAMLTGSIGRIEGLEARPYPGGGVLMVGAALSGGKSYALLEKFYRQVIEAYSGQPQQEVYPLLDKLLEDGPVTAEGLTVNPQFLGTRLNPEARGSVEGITLDNFTPGLLAHAFLQGITDELYAFYSTIEQMGSGKTWSRLIGSGNALRANPALRSKVEARFGLPLILSAASEEAAVGAALCAAVGAGGIPSFQEAGQFLNEQVE from the coding sequence GTGAGAACGATCGGAATCGATATTGGAACAACCTCCATTACGGGATTGGTATATGACCTGGAACACCGAAGGGTCTTGCACCAGATTACAGCAAAGAATTCGGCGCACATTTCCGGCTGCGGGAGAATATGGGAACGCCTGCAGGACCCTTCGGCTATCCTCGGTCTCGTGCAAGGCATTTCTGAGCAGCTGCTGTCGCGGGAGCCTGAGGTTCAGGGGATCGGATTCACCGGACAAATGCATGGGATTGTGTACATAGATGCTGCGGGGAAGCATGTGAGTCCGCTCTATACCTGGCAGGATGGAAGAGGCAGTGTGCCATATGACGAATTCCACACCCACGCGCAGAAGTTGAGTGAGGATACCGGTTATCCGGTTGCTCCCGGCTACGGGCTGGCCACTCATTTCTATAATCTGAGACACGGGCTTGTCCCCATAGAAGCCGTCAGCTTATGCACCATCGCCGATTATGCCGCCATGCGATTAGCAGAAAGCTCGGAGCCGGTGATTGATTCCACGCAAGCTGCCGGGCTGGGATGTTACAGCCTCCCAAATGGAGCTTTTGACATGGCGGCCATTGAACGGTCAGGTATCCATTCAGACCTGCTGCCCCGGGTGGTTCAATCTGGAACGCTTGTGGGATTAACCCGGCAGGGTATTCCGGTATACACTTCACTCGGGGACAATCAGGCAAGCTTTATCGGCAGCGTTCCATTTCCCGAAGAAGCGCTGCTGCTGAACATTGGGACCGGCAGCCAATTGTCGGCCATGCTGACCGGTTCGATCGGCAGGATTGAGGGATTGGAAGCACGGCCTTATCCCGGAGGCGGTGTCCTAATGGTTGGTGCCGCACTGAGCGGAGGGAAATCCTATGCGCTTCTGGAGAAGTTCTATCGGCAAGTCATCGAAGCCTATTCGGGACAACCCCAACAAGAGGTGTACCCTTTATTGGACAAATTATTGGAAGATGGACCTGTCACAGCAGAAGGCCTCACCGTGAACCCGCAGTTTCTGGGTACGCGGCTGAACCCGGAGGCACGGGGGAGTGTGGAGGGGATCACGTTGGACAATTTCACTCCAGGCCTGCTGGCCCATGCTTTTCTCCAAGGCATTACCGATGAGCTGTATGCTTTTTATTCAACTATTGAGCAGATGGGTTCCGGGAAAACATGGTCTAGGCTCATAGGTTCCGGCAACGCGTTGCGCGCCAATCCGGCTCTGCGCTCGAAAGTGGAGGCACGGTTCGGACTGCCCCTAATCTTGAGTGCTGCTTCGGAAGAAGCTGCAGTCGGAGCTGCATTGTGCGCAGCTGTTGGCGCTGGAGGAATTCCAAGCTTTCAGGAAGCAGGACAATTCCTGAATGAGCAGGTAGAGTAG
- a CDS encoding AAA family ATPase, with product MNQLVFFLGPAGAGKTTLAKTVASRNKAAVLDMDILLRPAADVIMKMHGLDPADRDSAEYKRLCRDLGYRITMDAALDNMGLDCDVFVVGPFTKEAADPGWIGSELARIGRTLEEIEVKVVLMSLGNAGLYRERIEGRHSPLDAWKFQNWETFRASLGSRTVAWPLPADNILQIDNSGPDVRTTAEAIERFIYGSR from the coding sequence ATGAACCAGCTTGTATTTTTCCTCGGACCGGCGGGGGCTGGCAAAACAACTTTGGCCAAAACCGTTGCGTCCCGCAATAAAGCCGCTGTCCTGGATATGGACATTCTGCTCCGTCCTGCTGCTGATGTCATTATGAAGATGCATGGTCTGGACCCCGCTGACCGGGATTCTGCCGAATATAAGAGGTTATGCCGCGATCTGGGCTACCGGATCACCATGGATGCCGCGCTTGACAATATGGGGTTGGACTGTGACGTGTTTGTGGTGGGTCCATTCACCAAAGAAGCCGCTGATCCGGGATGGATCGGAAGTGAGCTGGCCCGGATCGGCCGGACCCTGGAGGAAATTGAAGTAAAGGTTGTCCTGATGAGTCTGGGCAACGCCGGGCTGTACCGTGAACGGATTGAAGGCAGGCATTCGCCGCTGGATGCCTGGAAGTTTCAGAACTGGGAGACGTTCCGCGCTTCACTGGGCAGCCGCACGGTAGCCTGGCCGCTTCCGGCAGATAACATTCTGCAAATTGACAATTCGGGCCCGGATGTCCGGACAACGGCTGAGGCGATTGAGCGGTTTATTTATGGTTCGCGTTAA
- a CDS encoding FAD-dependent oxidoreductase, with protein MTGKESEYELKEAEVKKKVMVTGGGPVGMEAAIIAARRGHDVTLYDKSGKLGGQWLLAAIPPGKELLNTFTVWQKGELDRSGVKVVLNTEVTREFVEQVNPDEIILASGATPIIPGIPGADKSHVYTANSCC; from the coding sequence TTGACAGGCAAAGAAAGCGAGTATGAGCTTAAGGAAGCTGAGGTTAAAAAGAAAGTGATGGTCACCGGCGGCGGACCCGTCGGTATGGAAGCGGCCATTATCGCCGCAAGACGCGGTCATGATGTAACCTTGTATGATAAGAGCGGTAAGCTTGGCGGACAGTGGCTCCTGGCTGCAATCCCTCCTGGCAAAGAACTCCTGAACACCTTTACTGTATGGCAGAAGGGTGAGCTTGACCGGTCAGGGGTAAAAGTCGTGTTAAATACAGAGGTAACGCGAGAATTCGTGGAACAAGTGAACCCGGATGAAATCATACTCGCTTCGGGAGCAACTCCAATCATTCCCGGTATTCCAGGCGCAGACAAATCTCATGTATATACAGCCAACAGCTGCTGTTAA
- a CDS encoding TetR/AcrR family transcriptional regulator, whose amino-acid sequence MSKDDKEKIPKRMLIILAAIEVMRELGGEQLTLELVAKRAGVSKGGLLYHFPAKEALVNGVVEALTNSFESGLEKRIGADQIRSGRWSRAYIESTFDDAGVGNDIGAVLASALFLNPESLNGIRSAYTEWQRNIENDGIDPVQSTIARLAADGLWFAEMFSLAPPDKELKQRVREALLQLTKEGN is encoded by the coding sequence ATGAGTAAGGACGACAAAGAAAAAATCCCCAAGCGGATGCTTATTATTCTCGCTGCCATAGAGGTTATGCGTGAGCTGGGCGGAGAGCAATTGACGCTGGAGCTGGTTGCCAAGCGGGCCGGAGTCAGTAAAGGCGGCTTGCTTTACCATTTTCCGGCTAAAGAAGCGCTGGTTAACGGCGTTGTGGAGGCGTTGACGAACAGCTTTGAGAGCGGTTTGGAAAAACGGATTGGTGCGGATCAAATCCGCAGCGGGAGATGGAGCAGGGCTTATATTGAATCCACTTTCGACGACGCCGGTGTCGGCAATGATATAGGGGCAGTGCTTGCTTCAGCGCTTTTTCTCAACCCGGAATCCTTGAACGGAATTCGCAGCGCTTATACGGAATGGCAGCGGAATATTGAAAATGACGGAATAGACCCCGTACAATCGACCATTGCCAGACTAGCTGCCGACGGCTTATGGTTTGCGGAGATGTTCAGCCTTGCCCCTCCGGACAAAGAATTGAAGCAGCGGGTACGTGAGGCTTTGCTGCAGCTTACAAAGGAGGGCAACTAA
- a CDS encoding SDR family oxidoreductase, translating to MRLRDKVAAEADIQRLIDTTVTTYGTLDILVNNAGIMDNFEPADDIADADWERIFAVNTTIGSSTTHINEFGMGRTQPGMAINPRMGEPGEAAQFALFLASDEASSINGVVVTADGGWTAYY from the coding sequence ATGAGACTTCGGGATAAGGTCGCTGCCGAAGCAGATATTCAGCGCTTAATCGATACAACGGTTACGACCTACGGAACCTTGGATATACTCGTCAATAATGCCGGGATCATGGATAACTTTGAGCCAGCCGATGATATTGCCGATGCCGACTGGGAGCGGATCTTTGCTGTCAATACTACTATCGGCTCAAGCACGACCCATATTAATGAGTTCGGAATGGGCCGGACCCAGCCGGGAATGGCGATTAATCCAAGGATGGGCGAGCCGGGAGAAGCCGCACAGTTCGCGCTTTTTCTCGCCTCAGATGAAGCGAGCTCTATCAATGGCGTGGTGGTCACCGCAGATGGCGGCTGGACCGCCTACTATTGA
- a CDS encoding YARHG domain-containing protein gives MNNRKLQLFCLMAAGMLLIAGCETRTAAQPDQVPQIQAEKSNQGTLTAENRGTGRDYIFQDSDKTLLTEDNLSNIDSRMLELARNEIYARHGLVFKRPDLKDYFAGKPWYIPNADYNGSLSDTESRNIKLIQKHEKLMSANHLEKLWDVDDHVLGYPQGDESTRLPAANIDLNGDGTVEHIQMTLTQHYEVSDEWSLSVNDSELKIELSDSYSTSYFKIVDSDINDPYFEIALEDSNESAQCTTDYYYYNGHKVIHMGTLDGLTANAQSLDGQGTVTTSRQSIDFQCWFYLETFKLNGGHKWKESPADFYPMEPPTPWVAKVRFPIYKASGQHDILKWVEPGDSVYFQGGDAEGNGKIKTEDGTTGWIQVKDGHLSGTDSDIYECFEGLLLYG, from the coding sequence ATGAACAATCGCAAACTTCAACTTTTCTGCTTAATGGCGGCTGGAATGCTGCTAATAGCCGGGTGTGAAACCCGTACAGCCGCGCAGCCGGATCAAGTCCCGCAGATTCAGGCAGAGAAAAGTAATCAAGGTACGCTTACAGCAGAGAATAGAGGAACTGGCAGGGATTATATCTTTCAAGACAGTGACAAGACGCTGTTGACCGAAGATAATCTCAGCAACATCGACAGCAGGATGCTGGAGCTGGCGAGGAATGAGATTTATGCCAGACATGGTTTAGTATTTAAGCGGCCGGACCTGAAAGACTATTTTGCAGGCAAACCCTGGTACATACCCAATGCGGATTACAATGGCAGCCTGTCCGATACAGAAAGCAGAAACATTAAGCTGATTCAAAAACATGAGAAGCTCATGTCTGCCAACCATCTGGAAAAATTGTGGGACGTGGATGATCACGTGCTGGGTTATCCGCAGGGCGATGAGTCTACCCGGCTTCCGGCAGCAAATATAGATTTGAATGGTGACGGAACCGTTGAGCATATCCAAATGACTTTAACGCAACATTACGAGGTCAGTGATGAATGGAGCCTCTCGGTGAATGATTCTGAACTGAAAATTGAGCTGTCTGATTCGTATTCCACTTCCTATTTCAAAATAGTTGATTCGGATATCAATGACCCCTACTTTGAAATTGCTTTGGAGGATAGCAATGAGTCCGCGCAGTGCACAACGGACTATTACTATTACAATGGACATAAAGTGATACATATGGGAACGCTGGACGGGCTCACTGCCAATGCGCAGTCTTTGGATGGGCAAGGGACCGTAACAACATCGAGACAGTCCATTGACTTTCAATGCTGGTTCTATCTTGAAACATTCAAGCTGAACGGCGGGCATAAGTGGAAGGAATCCCCGGCTGATTTTTATCCCATGGAACCGCCTACGCCTTGGGTAGCCAAAGTGCGTTTTCCTATCTATAAAGCCTCCGGGCAACACGATATACTCAAATGGGTGGAGCCAGGGGATTCAGTCTATTTCCAGGGCGGAGACGCAGAGGGGAATGGAAAAATCAAGACAGAGGATGGCACAACGGGTTGGATTCAAGTCAAGGATGGTCATCTTTCCGGAACGGATTCAGATATCTATGAGTGTTTTGAAGGGCTGTTATTGTATGGCTGA
- a CDS encoding glycoside hydrolase family 2 TIM barrel-domain containing protein, producing the protein MRNKFTYVPPANGYPEWNNNPEIFQLNRLDAHASMISYPSISEALKGERTASPHYHLLNGTWKFAFAETPEQRVQDFYTAGYDSSSWAEIPVPSHWQFQGYDYPQYTNVRYPWAVSEPDLKPPFAPTVYNPVGSYIRTFTVPESWAGQPVYLSFQGVEAAFYVWVNGELAGYGEDTFTPSEYDITAYLKEGENKLAVEVYRWCDASWLEDQDFWRLSGIFRDVYLYTAPPVHIADFFVHTGLDEHYTDAELNVDVKVEDYFHAKAGPYTVEMQLYDAVGQTVWAAPVSAVVSFGDGELQQLKLGAAVAGPDKWSAEKPYLYTLVLSLKNEQGELQEAVSSKVGFRTFEIKDGLMKINGKRIVFKGTNRHEFSCETGRALGKEDMIRDIELMKSHNINAVRTSHYPNQSIWYELCDEYGLYVIDETNLETHGSWQYGQQELHDGNVPASRPEWRANVLDRCNSMMQRDKNHPSVVIWSLGNESFGGDNFIAMHDYLREADPGRVVHYEGTFHYRPSDAASDIESTMYIKPRDVVEYAKKDPKKPYILCEYSHAMGNSCGGLHLYTELFDQYDIIQGGFIWDWVDQAIRTTTADGIEYLAYGGDFGENPHDGNFSGNGLLFADRSITPKLLEVKKCYQNVKITAVDLAEGRFEIRNHYLFTNLAEYGLIWTVALNGTVVQTGATQVSAEPGATAECVIPYDGSTFASEKEAVLTLSFTQPSATAWSEAGHEISWEQFVLSPGAGANPSAAANAAGTELRITEQTEVVTIQGDSFALAFNTATGELFSYTSSGKERLLAPVRPNFWRAVTDNDLGNGLDKRCAVWKDVSYSRTLTGFSCTAGDHSCIVEVSYLLATQPASTLLLQYKITPDGKVDITQELNPGGEGLPEIPEFGLLFELDGELDTVSWYGKGPHENYWDRQTSAKLGRYSGKVSEQFVHYLRPQECGNKTGVRYASLTESVSGNGMHLESTLPFEVNVLPWTPEELEASDHPYKLAPSAKSVLRVNYKQMGVGGDDSWGAPTHAEFTLPSNRPYSFRFTLSVI; encoded by the coding sequence GTGCGCAACAAATTTACCTATGTGCCACCTGCCAACGGATACCCTGAATGGAATAACAACCCGGAAATTTTTCAGTTGAACCGTCTGGATGCGCATGCCTCCATGATCTCATATCCCAGTATTTCCGAAGCCTTGAAGGGGGAACGGACAGCGTCGCCCCATTACCATCTGCTGAACGGGACCTGGAAATTTGCTTTTGCAGAAACACCGGAGCAGCGCGTTCAGGACTTCTATACAGCGGGATATGACAGCAGCAGCTGGGCGGAAATCCCTGTCCCTTCCCATTGGCAGTTTCAGGGGTATGACTACCCTCAATATACCAATGTCCGGTATCCGTGGGCAGTTTCGGAGCCGGATTTGAAGCCTCCTTTTGCCCCGACGGTATACAATCCTGTAGGTTCATATATCCGTACCTTCACTGTGCCGGAGAGCTGGGCGGGCCAGCCGGTCTATCTCAGCTTTCAGGGAGTTGAAGCCGCTTTTTATGTGTGGGTGAATGGTGAATTAGCCGGTTATGGTGAAGATACGTTCACCCCTTCCGAATACGATATTACAGCATACTTGAAGGAAGGCGAGAACAAGCTGGCAGTTGAGGTCTACCGCTGGTGTGATGCAAGCTGGCTGGAGGATCAGGATTTCTGGCGGCTCAGCGGGATTTTCCGTGATGTCTATCTCTATACGGCCCCTCCCGTGCACATTGCCGACTTTTTTGTCCATACCGGCCTGGATGAGCATTATACTGATGCGGAACTGAATGTGGATGTGAAGGTTGAAGATTATTTTCATGCAAAAGCTGGCCCATATACGGTTGAAATGCAGCTGTATGACGCTGTTGGCCAAACCGTGTGGGCTGCTCCGGTATCTGCGGTGGTTTCCTTTGGGGACGGTGAACTGCAGCAGCTGAAGCTCGGAGCAGCAGTTGCCGGACCGGATAAATGGAGCGCTGAGAAGCCGTATTTGTATACCCTTGTCCTCTCCTTGAAGAATGAACAGGGTGAATTGCAGGAAGCGGTCAGCAGCAAAGTGGGATTCCGCACGTTTGAAATTAAGGACGGCCTGATGAAGATTAACGGGAAGCGGATTGTTTTCAAAGGCACCAACCGCCATGAGTTCTCTTGTGAAACCGGCCGGGCACTCGGTAAAGAGGATATGATCCGCGACATTGAGCTGATGAAGTCCCACAATATCAATGCCGTGCGCACCTCCCACTACCCGAACCAATCCATCTGGTATGAGCTGTGTGATGAATATGGACTCTATGTCATTGATGAAACCAATCTGGAGACGCACGGCTCCTGGCAGTATGGTCAACAAGAGCTGCATGACGGTAACGTACCCGCCAGCAGACCGGAATGGCGCGCCAACGTGCTCGACCGCTGCAATTCCATGATGCAAAGGGATAAGAACCATCCATCCGTGGTGATCTGGTCGCTCGGCAATGAGTCCTTCGGGGGAGATAACTTTATTGCCATGCATGACTATCTGCGGGAAGCTGATCCGGGCCGGGTGGTTCATTATGAAGGGACATTCCATTACCGTCCGTCGGATGCAGCAAGCGACATTGAATCCACAATGTATATCAAGCCGCGGGATGTTGTTGAGTATGCGAAGAAAGACCCCAAAAAACCTTACATTCTCTGCGAATACAGCCATGCGATGGGGAACTCCTGCGGCGGCTTGCATCTGTATACAGAGCTGTTCGACCAATATGATATCATTCAGGGCGGATTCATCTGGGACTGGGTAGATCAGGCGATCCGCACCACAACGGCAGATGGAATTGAGTATCTGGCTTACGGAGGAGATTTCGGGGAAAATCCGCATGACGGCAATTTCAGCGGCAATGGACTGCTGTTCGCAGACCGCAGCATTACCCCTAAGCTGCTGGAGGTTAAAAAATGTTACCAGAATGTAAAGATAACCGCTGTGGATCTGGCAGAAGGCCGTTTTGAAATCCGCAACCATTATTTGTTTACGAACCTGGCTGAGTACGGGCTGATATGGACAGTTGCCTTGAATGGTACAGTAGTGCAAACAGGTGCAACCCAGGTCTCTGCTGAACCGGGAGCAACCGCTGAATGTGTCATTCCTTACGATGGAAGCACTTTTGCAAGTGAGAAAGAAGCGGTATTGACCCTATCCTTCACTCAGCCTTCAGCGACTGCATGGTCTGAAGCGGGGCATGAGATTTCCTGGGAACAATTTGTGTTGTCCCCAGGTGCCGGAGCAAACCCTTCCGCTGCTGCCAATGCAGCCGGAACTGAACTGCGTATCACCGAACAAACGGAGGTCGTTACGATACAGGGAGACAGCTTTGCTCTGGCCTTTAATACTGCAACCGGTGAGCTGTTCTCCTATACTTCTTCCGGCAAAGAGCGTTTGCTTGCACCTGTGAGACCTAACTTCTGGAGAGCGGTGACGGACAACGATCTGGGCAATGGTCTTGATAAACGCTGCGCGGTATGGAAGGATGTTTCTTACAGCAGAACCCTTACGGGCTTCTCCTGTACAGCCGGAGATCATTCATGCATTGTAGAAGTCAGCTATCTGCTGGCCACTCAGCCTGCTTCCACTCTGCTGCTGCAATATAAGATTACGCCGGACGGAAAAGTCGATATCACACAGGAACTGAATCCGGGAGGTGAAGGACTGCCGGAAATCCCCGAGTTCGGATTGCTGTTTGAACTGGATGGGGAGCTGGATACGGTCTCCTGGTACGGCAAAGGGCCGCATGAGAATTATTGGGACCGGCAGACCAGCGCCAAGCTGGGACGCTACTCCGGCAAGGTAAGTGAACAGTTCGTCCATTATCTCCGTCCGCAGGAATGCGGCAACAAAACCGGTGTGCGCTACGCTTCACTTACCGAGAGCGTGTCCGGCAACGGGATGCACCTGGAAAGCACTCTACCGTTCGAAGTCAACGTCCTGCCATGGACACCGGAAGAACTGGAAGCCAGCGATCATCCTTATAAACTGGCCCCTTCCGCCAAGAGCGTGCTGCGAGTCAATTACAAACAAATGGGTGTCGGCGGAGATGACAGCTGGGGTGCTCCGACGCACGCAGAATTCACGCTTCCGTCTAACCGTCCATACAGCTTCCGCTTCACATTGTCTGTTATTTAA